The genomic stretch AACAACACACTATAGCGAGCTAAAAATATTTGCACTTACAACCAAAGGGGTAGAAAATGCATCTGTTGAATTTGATGTAAATTCGTTAAAGCCGACATACAAATTGCTAATAGGAGTACCAGGAAGATCAAACGCATTTGAGATATCAAAAAGATTGGGATTGAATGATGAAATCATAGATGAATCTAGAAGATTGATTTCGTCAGATAATGTTGAGTTTGAGACGGTATTAAATCAAATAGAAGAAGACAGATTAGCCACAGAAAAAAACAGAGAAGAGACAGATCGATTAAAAAATGAAATAGAGAGTCTTAAGGAAAAATTGACAAAGAAAGAAACTAGTTTAGCTCAGCAAAAGACTAAGATTTTAAACGATGCTAGACGTGATGCTAAGGCTGTATTAAAAGATGCAAAAAAAGATGCGGATGAGCTGTTAAAGGAAATGCGTGAGATATTGAAGCATGTTCCAGAAGAAGCAAAATATCAAAGAGAAATGCAAATCAAAAGAGATGAACTCAATAAGAAACTCGGAGATGTATCTGGTATGGAGGCTATGCCTAAACAGACAAATAGAAAACCTCCTAAGAATTTAAAACCTGGTGATACAGTAATATTAATAAATCACAATCAAGAAGCTAGTGTTTTGTCCAAGCCAGATAAAGATGGACAGGTTTTAGTACAAGCCGGAATAATGAAGATGAGAGTTTCGATAAATGAATTAAAAATAGGTAAATCAAAAGAAGAAAAGACGATTAGAACTAAAAATAAAACCATGAGTAGAATTAAGTCTAAACACGTAAGTATGGAACTCGACATTAGAGGTATGAATGTAGAAGAGGCATATTTAGAAGTCGACAAATACCTTGATGATGCTAGTTTGACAGGTTTAAAAGAAGTTTCTATAATACATGGTAAGGGTACCGGTGTACTTCGTGAAGGTGTTCAGGATTTACTTAAGAGACATAGACATGTTAAAGCCTATAGAAATGGAAATTTCAATGAAGGTGGAATGGGAGTTACAGTGGCTACTATAAAATAAGGTGGTGGATTTTCATGATAGCAATAAGTGCGTGTTTAGCTGGTGTGAGTTGTAGATATGATGGAAACGCAAATACTTGCAAAAAAGCTCAGGAGCTTATAAAAGAGGGGAAAGCTATAATTATATGTCCAGAACAACTAGGAGGTATGGAAACGCCTAGAACTCCTTGTGAGATAAAAGATGGCAGAGTGATAAATGAAAATGGTGAGGACAAGACAAAAGAATTTATAAAAGGTGCAGATGAGGCACTCAAGATTTGTAAACTTTATGGTGTCAAAGAAGCTATATTGAAGTCTGGAAGCCCTTCATGTGGATATGGCAGAATATATGATGGAAATTTTTCAAGAATTAAAATAGATGGAAATGGAATTACTGCGCAGAAATTTATTGAAGCAGGCATAAAAATAAAAACAGAAAAAGACATTTAGGAGGCTTATTTAAATGAAAAAATTTATACTAATAACTATGATAGCAGCGATGGCAATTACAGGGGTAGCTTGTGGTGAAAAAAAAGAAGAAGCTAAAGAAACTCAGCCAATAGTTGCGGAAGAGACTAGCGAAAAGATTGAAGAAAATGTCGCAGAAGAAGTTGAGACGGAAAAAGAATTTGAGTATTTGCTATACCTTAAGTCAAAAGAATATAAAGAAATTACTGGAGAGAGATTTGTGGTACAAGTACCTAGCGATACAGAAGCTATGAAGTTGTACGACTATGTTATCAAACATCTATTATCATTCGGTGATGAACTAGACTATGTTGTAAATCCAATTCCAGAGAATACAGAATTGAAAAATATGGAAATAGAAGATTCGAAATTGACTCTAACATTTTCAAAAGAACTATCAAAAAATGCTAAGTCAGAAGATGATTTCAAAATGGCTATAGGAGCAATAGTTAATACTATGGTTGCAATTGACGGAGTAGAATCTGTAAAAATAAAAATAGAAGGAGAGGAATCTACAGTAAAGGGTGTTGAATTAGATGAGTTTAAAACATTTGACACTACATTCTTCCCTGATAAATAGAGAGAAAAGACTTGTAAGGAGGATTATATATGGATATTAAAGAAATTAGAGAACTTGCAAGAAAGAGATATGAAGGAACCTGTAGAGTTTGCAAGGTCTGCGATGGAAGAGCATGTGCTGGCGAAGTTCCTGGAATGGGTGGAGCTGGAACTGGAAAAACATTTAAAAATAACATAGAGGCGCTGGCAAAGATACAATTGAAACTACGTACATTGCATGATGCCAAAAATCCGGACATGTCGGTAAATGTATTTGGTAAAAAACTAAGTGCGCCGATAATGATAGCACCGATAACTGGTAGTAGCTTAAACTTTGGTGGATTTTTAGATGAAAAAGCCTATGCAGAGATAATTGTAGAGGGTGCAAAAGACACAGAACTAATGGCTATGACTGGCGATACTGCAAAACCAGAATTTTACGAA from Tissierellales bacterium encodes the following:
- a CDS encoding GerMN domain-containing protein, giving the protein MKKFILITMIAAMAITGVACGEKKEEAKETQPIVAEETSEKIEENVAEEVETEKEFEYLLYLKSKEYKEITGERFVVQVPSDTEAMKLYDYVIKHLLSFGDELDYVVNPIPENTELKNMEIEDSKLTLTFSKELSKNAKSEDDFKMAIGAIVNTMVAIDGVESVKIKIEGEESTVKGVELDEFKTFDTTFFPDK
- a CDS encoding DUF523 domain-containing protein, yielding MIAISACLAGVSCRYDGNANTCKKAQELIKEGKAIIICPEQLGGMETPRTPCEIKDGRVINENGEDKTKEFIKGADEALKICKLYGVKEAILKSGSPSCGYGRIYDGNFSRIKIDGNGITAQKFIEAGIKIKTEKDI